A window from Streptomyces sp. NBC_00271 encodes these proteins:
- a CDS encoding MFS transporter: protein MRITDTTRGPGAALAALAGAQFTVMLATSIVNVALPQIRAGVGLSDSGTTWVVNAYGLAFGALLLAGGRAADLIGRRRVLLAGLAVFGAASLAAGLAASSSVLIVARAVQGLGAAATAPAALALVMDLFPPGPGRGRALGVWGAVSGAGGAAGVLLGGVLTQAWGWQWIFFAVAIGTFLVLVGAAVSVPRAPVAGSGRFDLPGTATVTLALTALVWGLTTARREGWTDTAVLGAFAVTAVLGAAFVLVERRHPNPLLPPRLFRAGRVTVGNGLMALLGSVWMALFFFLPLYQQQVLGSSPLVTGLGQLPLAAANMLGSTLAPRISRRVGATATLTGALLTEAAGLLWLSRIGAHGSYLADVLGPSILIGLGLSIAFVQLTALSVEGVARQDAGLAGGLVNTSRQVGGAIGLAVLATLAGTTTAQAAAHHPHLEALTAGYRGAFGTSAAVLAAAAVLAALLTRGGRTPDGETPATADPDPSAICTR, encoded by the coding sequence ATGAGGATCACGGACACCACCCGCGGCCCCGGAGCGGCGCTCGCGGCTCTGGCGGGGGCGCAGTTCACCGTCATGCTCGCCACCTCGATCGTGAACGTGGCCCTGCCGCAGATCCGCGCCGGCGTCGGGCTGTCGGACAGCGGCACGACGTGGGTGGTCAACGCCTACGGCCTGGCCTTCGGCGCGCTGCTGCTGGCCGGCGGGAGGGCGGCCGATCTGATCGGCCGGCGCCGGGTGCTGCTGGCGGGGCTCGCGGTGTTCGGGGCCGCCTCGCTGGCGGCCGGGCTGGCCGCCTCGTCCTCGGTGTTGATCGTGGCCCGTGCGGTGCAGGGCCTGGGCGCGGCGGCGACGGCCCCGGCGGCGCTGGCCCTGGTGATGGACCTGTTCCCGCCAGGACCCGGGCGGGGGAGGGCACTTGGCGTGTGGGGCGCGGTGTCCGGCGCGGGGGGCGCGGCCGGAGTCCTGCTCGGTGGTGTCCTCACCCAGGCGTGGGGCTGGCAGTGGATCTTCTTCGCCGTCGCCATCGGCACGTTCCTGGTGCTGGTCGGCGCCGCCGTCAGCGTGCCGCGGGCCCCGGTCGCCGGCAGCGGCCGGTTCGACCTGCCCGGCACCGCCACCGTCACCCTCGCGCTGACCGCCCTGGTGTGGGGCCTGACCACCGCCCGCCGTGAGGGCTGGACGGACACCGCCGTCCTCGGGGCCTTCGCCGTCACCGCCGTACTGGGGGCCGCGTTCGTCCTGGTCGAGCGCCGCCACCCGAATCCGCTGTTGCCACCGCGCCTGTTCCGCGCCGGTCGCGTCACCGTCGGCAACGGGCTGATGGCGCTGCTGGGCTCGGTGTGGATGGCCCTCTTCTTCTTCCTTCCGCTCTACCAGCAGCAGGTCCTCGGCTCCAGCCCCCTGGTCACCGGCCTGGGTCAACTCCCGCTCGCGGCGGCCAACATGCTCGGCTCCACCCTTGCCCCGCGGATCTCCCGCCGGGTCGGCGCCACCGCCACGCTGACCGGCGCACTGCTGACCGAGGCGGCCGGGCTGCTGTGGCTGTCCCGGATCGGCGCCCACGGCAGCTACCTCGCCGATGTCCTGGGCCCCAGCATCCTCATCGGGCTGGGCCTGAGCATCGCCTTCGTCCAGCTCACCGCCCTGTCCGTGGAGGGCGTCGCGCGGCAGGACGCCGGGCTGGCCGGCGGCCTGGTGAACACCTCCCGGCAGGTCGGCGGCGCGATCGGCCTCGCCGTCCTGGCCACCCTCGCCGGCACCACCACCGCCCAGGCGGCCGCCCACCATCCGCATCTGGAAGCGCTCACGGCCGGCTACCGCGGCGCCTTCGGCACCTCCGCCGCCGTCCTGGCCGCGGCCGCCGTCCTCGCCGCCCTCCTGACCCGAGGAGGCCGCACCCCGGACGGGGAAACCCCGGCCACCGCCGACCCCGACCCGTCCGCCATCTGTACCCGCTGA
- a CDS encoding TetR/AcrR family transcriptional regulator produces the protein MRNERPRQLSTAEERRETVLRTAIGAFAARGYWGTTTTEVAKAAGISQAYVYRLFPNKELLFTAVVEHCFVLVRASLERAAAEAKGSSAEVVLEAMGDAYARLISDNDLMLIQLHAQAAAVSEPAVREVVRQGYARLVEYVRGASGGTEGQVQEFFARGMLCHLIVSMVADEVDAPWIRTLAAGITHY, from the coding sequence ATGAGGAACGAACGCCCCCGCCAGCTGTCCACCGCCGAGGAACGCCGCGAGACGGTGCTGCGCACCGCCATCGGCGCCTTCGCGGCGCGTGGCTACTGGGGCACCACCACGACCGAGGTGGCGAAGGCGGCCGGCATCTCGCAGGCGTACGTCTACCGCTTGTTCCCGAACAAGGAGCTGCTGTTCACGGCGGTGGTCGAGCACTGCTTCGTGCTGGTCCGGGCGAGTCTGGAGCGGGCGGCGGCCGAGGCGAAGGGCAGCTCCGCAGAGGTGGTGCTGGAGGCCATGGGGGACGCCTACGCGCGGCTGATCAGCGACAACGACCTGATGCTGATTCAGCTGCACGCCCAGGCCGCGGCCGTTTCCGAGCCGGCTGTACGTGAGGTGGTCCGGCAGGGCTACGCCCGGCTGGTGGAGTACGTCCGGGGTGCCTCCGGCGGCACCGAGGGGCAGGTCCAGGAGTTCTTCGCCCGCGGCATGCTGTGCCACCTCATCGTCTCCATGGTGGCCGACGAGGTGGATGCCCCCTGGATCCGAACGCTGGCCGCGGGCATCACGCACTACTGA
- a CDS encoding aminotransferase-like domain-containing protein, with amino-acid sequence MQERSSVGDLANQLRQELDRYSPGGKLPSSRALVERFRVSPVTVSRALAQLAAEGLLVTRPGAGAFRAHPRTSAVPAGDTSWQEVTLSADAATELVPRTVDASGVLASLAAPPPGVVEFNGGYLHPSLQPERAMGAALSRAGRRPGAWSRPPMEGLTELREWFARGIGGAITAAEVLVTAGGQSALTTALKALAPPGAPVLVESPTYPGMLAIARAAGLRPVPVPVDADGVKPDLLADAFKATGARVFVCQPLFQNPTGAVLAPERRAEVVRIAREAGAFVIEDDFVRRLVHEDAGPLPRPLAAEDPDGVVVHVSSLTKATSPSFRVSALAARGPVLERLRAIQVVDTFFVPRPLQEAALELVGSPAWPRHLRAVSAELRNRRDTMTTALRLTLPELALPHIPSGGYHLWLRLPDGADESALVSAALREGVAVAPGRPYFSAEPPAGHVRLSFAAVGGTGEITEGVRRLRAACDGVLR; translated from the coding sequence ATGCAAGAGCGTAGCAGTGTCGGAGATCTGGCGAATCAGCTGCGACAGGAGCTGGACCGCTACTCACCCGGTGGAAAGCTGCCGTCGAGCCGGGCGCTCGTCGAGCGGTTCCGGGTGAGCCCGGTGACGGTGTCGCGGGCACTGGCTCAGCTCGCCGCCGAGGGGCTGCTGGTGACCCGGCCGGGCGCCGGCGCGTTCCGCGCGCACCCGCGTACGTCCGCCGTGCCCGCCGGGGACACCTCTTGGCAGGAGGTCACGCTGAGCGCGGACGCCGCGACGGAACTCGTCCCGCGCACGGTGGACGCCTCCGGGGTCCTCGCCTCGCTCGCCGCCCCGCCGCCCGGCGTCGTCGAGTTCAACGGCGGCTATCTGCACCCCTCGCTCCAGCCCGAGCGGGCCATGGGAGCGGCCCTGTCGCGGGCGGGTCGGCGTCCCGGCGCCTGGTCGCGGCCGCCGATGGAGGGGCTGACGGAGCTGCGCGAGTGGTTCGCGCGGGGGATCGGCGGTGCGATCACCGCCGCGGAGGTGCTCGTCACGGCGGGCGGCCAGTCCGCGCTGACCACCGCGCTCAAGGCCCTCGCCCCGCCGGGGGCACCGGTCCTGGTCGAGTCGCCCACGTACCCGGGCATGCTGGCGATCGCCCGTGCGGCGGGCCTGCGGCCGGTACCCGTACCGGTCGACGCGGACGGGGTGAAACCGGACCTGCTCGCCGACGCCTTCAAGGCGACCGGCGCCCGGGTGTTCGTCTGCCAGCCGCTGTTCCAGAACCCGACCGGCGCCGTGCTCGCCCCCGAGCGGCGCGCCGAGGTGGTGCGGATCGCGCGCGAGGCGGGCGCGTTCGTCATCGAGGACGACTTCGTACGACGTCTGGTGCACGAGGACGCGGGGCCCCTGCCGCGTCCGCTGGCCGCGGAGGATCCCGACGGGGTCGTCGTGCACGTCTCCTCCCTGACCAAGGCGACCTCGCCGAGCTTCCGGGTCAGTGCGCTGGCCGCGCGCGGTCCGGTCCTCGAGCGACTGCGTGCCATTCAGGTCGTGGACACCTTCTTCGTGCCGCGTCCCCTTCAGGAGGCCGCGCTCGAACTGGTCGGCTCGCCCGCCTGGCCCCGTCATCTGCGGGCCGTGTCCGCCGAGTTGAGGAACCGCCGCGACACGATGACGACCGCGCTCCGGCTGACGCTCCCCGAACTCGCCCTGCCCCACATCCCCTCCGGCGGCTACCACCTGTGGCTCCGCCTGCCCGACGGCGCCGACGAGTCCGCCCTGGTCTCAGCGGCCCTCCGCGAGGGCGTGGCCGTCGCCCCCGGCCGTCCCTACTTCAGCGCGGAGCCCCCTGCGGGGCACGTCCGGTTGAGTTTCGCGGCGGTCGGGGGGACGGGGGAGATCACGGAGGGGGTACGACGGCTGAGGGCGGCGTGCGACGGGGTGCTGCGGTGA
- a CDS encoding DMT family transporter, whose product MRAQSSAIAQIGIAVNTPRTPEQVPQADRRSGTLQAALGVTAFSLTFPATAWGLEGFGPWSLVAVRSVLAAVIAGSCLLALRVPVPARRHWAGLAVVAAGVVLGFPLLTTLALQTSTTAHAAVVVGLLPLTTALLSALRTGARPSRTFWGAALAGAAAVIAFTVQQSGGALSSADAYLFGALLICAAGYTEGGRLARTMPGWQVIGWALVLCLPLSVPGALAALSYEPVHLSAHSLAGLLWVAAGSQFLGLVVWYRGMAAIGIPKASQLQLAQPLLTLVWSVLLLGEQLTPAAPLTAAAVLICIALTQRARG is encoded by the coding sequence ATGAGAGCACAGAGTAGCGCTATTGCCCAGATCGGGATAGCGGTCAACACGCCCAGGACGCCCGAGCAGGTGCCCCAGGCGGACCGCCGTTCCGGCACCCTCCAGGCCGCGCTCGGCGTCACCGCCTTCTCCCTCACCTTCCCCGCCACCGCCTGGGGCCTGGAGGGCTTCGGCCCCTGGTCGCTGGTGGCCGTGCGCAGCGTCCTCGCCGCCGTCATCGCCGGGAGCTGTCTGCTGGCGCTGCGCGTGCCCGTACCGGCCCGCCGGCACTGGGCGGGGCTCGCCGTGGTGGCCGCCGGTGTCGTGCTCGGCTTCCCCCTGCTGACGACGCTCGCACTGCAGACGTCCACCACCGCCCACGCGGCCGTGGTCGTCGGGCTGCTGCCGCTGACGACCGCGCTGCTGTCGGCGCTGCGGACCGGCGCGCGGCCCTCGCGGACCTTCTGGGGCGCCGCCCTCGCGGGAGCGGCCGCCGTGATCGCGTTCACCGTGCAGCAGAGCGGTGGGGCGCTGAGCAGCGCGGACGCCTATCTCTTCGGGGCGCTGCTGATCTGCGCGGCCGGCTACACCGAGGGCGGCCGGCTCGCCCGGACCATGCCGGGGTGGCAGGTCATCGGCTGGGCGCTGGTCCTGTGTCTGCCGCTGTCGGTGCCGGGCGCGCTGGCGGCGCTGTCGTACGAGCCGGTCCACCTGTCGGCGCACAGCCTGGCGGGGCTGCTGTGGGTGGCCGCCGGATCGCAGTTCCTGGGTCTGGTCGTCTGGTACCGCGGGATGGCGGCGATCGGAATTCCCAAGGCCAGCCAGTTGCAGCTGGCGCAGCCGCTGCTCACACTGGTGTGGTCGGTACTGCTCCTCGGCGAGCAGCTCACGCCGGCCGCGCCGCTGACGGCCGCGGCCGTGCTGATCTGCATCGCGCTCACCCAGCGAGCGCGGGGCTGA
- a CDS encoding DUF1918 domain-containing protein → MHADVGDKLVQHGRVVGQHDKVAEITEVIGTEGTPPYRVRFTDGHEAVCSPGPDSEIRHKDPL, encoded by the coding sequence ATGCATGCAGACGTGGGCGACAAGCTCGTGCAGCACGGCAGGGTTGTCGGACAGCACGACAAGGTCGCGGAGATCACCGAAGTAATAGGAACGGAGGGCACGCCCCCGTACCGCGTGCGCTTCACGGACGGGCACGAGGCGGTCTGCTCGCCGGGCCCCGACTCGGAAATCCGTCACAAGGACCCGCTGTAG
- a CDS encoding glycoside hydrolase family 10 protein: protein MATLAGLVTTGEPGRGSAGDSAAVPRSGGTRGPGRPRTDSELRGMWLATVINRDWPSRAGLSVARQRAELLAHLDRAVDRRLNAVFFQVRPTADAFWPSSYEPWSQYLTGVQGKDPGWDPLGTAVREAHARGLELHAWFNPYRVANHTDPGRLVANHPARKHPDWVVRHAGRLYYNPGLPEVRAFVQDAMLDAVRSYEIDAVHWDDYFYPYPAEGQVFDDDAAYRTHGAGFADRAAWRRDNIDRLVRETATRIPLIRPGTRFGISPFGVWRNSATDPRGSDTRAAVQTYDDLHADTRKWVRERWIDYVVPQVYWNLGFAAADYARLVPWWAAVTQGTGVQLYIGEALYKAGDPAQPAAWQDPAELSRHLTFAREHTQVRGHVFFSAKEVDGDRVGAMARVVADHYQRPTRPAR from the coding sequence ATGGCGACGCTGGCGGGTCTTGTCACGACGGGGGAGCCGGGTCGCGGCTCGGCGGGGGACTCGGCTGCCGTACCCCGTTCCGGCGGAACCCGGGGGCCCGGTCGGCCACGGACGGACTCCGAGCTGCGGGGCATGTGGCTGGCGACCGTCATCAACCGCGACTGGCCCTCGCGGGCCGGCCTGTCCGTCGCCCGGCAGCGCGCCGAACTCCTCGCCCACCTCGACCGGGCCGTCGACCGCCGCCTGAACGCCGTGTTCTTCCAGGTCCGCCCCACGGCCGACGCGTTCTGGCCCTCGTCGTACGAGCCGTGGTCGCAGTACCTCACCGGCGTCCAGGGCAAGGACCCCGGCTGGGACCCGCTCGGCACGGCGGTGCGGGAGGCCCATGCGCGCGGCCTCGAACTGCACGCCTGGTTCAACCCGTACCGCGTCGCGAACCACACCGACCCCGGCAGACTCGTGGCGAACCACCCGGCCCGCAAGCACCCCGACTGGGTCGTCCGCCATGCCGGCAGGCTCTACTACAACCCCGGGCTGCCCGAGGTCCGCGCCTTCGTCCAGGACGCGATGCTCGACGCGGTGCGGTCGTACGAGATCGACGCCGTGCACTGGGACGACTACTTCTACCCGTACCCGGCCGAGGGCCAGGTCTTCGACGACGACGCCGCGTACCGGACGCACGGCGCGGGCTTCGCGGACCGGGCCGCCTGGCGGCGCGACAACATCGACAGACTGGTGCGCGAGACGGCCACCCGCATCCCGCTGATCCGGCCCGGTACCCGCTTCGGCATCAGCCCGTTCGGAGTGTGGCGCAACAGTGCGACCGACCCGCGGGGCTCGGACACCAGGGCCGCCGTGCAGACGTACGACGATCTGCACGCCGACACCAGGAAATGGGTCCGCGAGCGGTGGATCGACTACGTCGTCCCGCAGGTCTACTGGAACCTCGGCTTCGCCGCCGCCGACTACGCGCGCCTCGTGCCCTGGTGGGCCGCGGTCACACAGGGCACGGGCGTGCAGCTGTACATCGGGGAAGCGCTCTACAAGGCCGGTGACCCCGCGCAGCCCGCGGCCTGGCAGGACCCGGCCGAACTCTCCCGGCACCTCACCTTCGCGCGCGAACACACCCAAGTGCGCGGACACGTCTTCTTCTCCGCCAAGGAGGTCGACGGCGACCGCGTCGGAGCGATGGCGCGGGTCGTGGCCGACCACTACCAGCGGCCGACGCGACCCGCGCGCTGA
- a CDS encoding 3-hydroxybutyryl-CoA dehydrogenase codes for MTDIERVGVVGCGQMGAGIAEVCARAGLDVKVAETTGEALEIGRTRLFNSLAKAAERGKISADELTATQERLSFTTDLGEFADRDLVIEAVVENEQVKTEIFQVLDQVVTRQDAILASNTSSIPLVRLAVATSRPDQVVGIHFFNPAPVQQLVELIPALTTSEGTLGRAQLFAEKALGKHAIRAQDRSGFVVNALLIPYLLSAIRMFESGIASREDIDNGMELGCAHPMGPLKLSDLIGLDTVASVAYSMYEEYKEPLYAAPPLLQRMVDAGRLGRKSGSGFYTY; via the coding sequence GTGACCGACATCGAACGCGTCGGAGTGGTGGGCTGCGGCCAGATGGGAGCGGGCATCGCCGAGGTCTGCGCCCGCGCCGGTCTCGACGTCAAGGTCGCCGAGACCACCGGTGAGGCCCTGGAGATCGGCCGTACCCGGCTGTTCAACTCCCTCGCCAAGGCCGCCGAGCGCGGAAAGATCTCCGCGGACGAGCTCACCGCCACCCAGGAGCGGCTCAGCTTCACCACCGACCTCGGCGAGTTCGCCGACCGCGATCTGGTGATCGAGGCGGTCGTCGAGAACGAGCAGGTGAAGACCGAGATCTTCCAGGTGCTCGACCAGGTGGTGACCCGGCAGGACGCGATCCTCGCCTCCAACACCTCCTCGATCCCGCTGGTGCGCCTCGCGGTCGCCACCTCGCGCCCCGACCAGGTCGTCGGCATCCACTTCTTCAACCCGGCGCCGGTGCAGCAGCTCGTCGAGCTGATCCCGGCGCTGACCACCTCCGAGGGCACCCTCGGCCGGGCTCAGCTGTTCGCCGAGAAGGCCCTCGGCAAGCACGCGATCCGCGCCCAGGACCGCTCCGGGTTCGTCGTCAACGCGCTGCTGATCCCGTATCTGCTCTCCGCGATCCGGATGTTCGAGTCGGGCATCGCCAGCCGCGAGGACATCGACAACGGCATGGAGCTGGGCTGCGCCCACCCGATGGGCCCGCTCAAGCTCTCCGACCTGATCGGCCTGGACACGGTGGCCTCGGTCGCCTATTCGATGTACGAGGAGTACAAGGAGCCGCTGTACGCCGCTCCCCCGCTGCTCCAGCGCATGGTCGACGCCGGCCGGCTCGGCCGGAAGTCCGGCTCGGGCTTCTACACGTACTAG
- a CDS encoding alpha/beta hydrolase translates to MRAIRSLPKGRRLRHVAVVALLTATATTMSACGTARDGAVSGADRDMAAVAKDAKYVACGNPPQKLETIDQEFLDQLAAAGGKPLYDLSYPAARDVLNKLQAGPVPMRPAQITQRTVPGGPTGPVNVHIVRPAGVKGTLPGIVYIHGGGWVLGNFKTHERLVRALADGARAEVVFVDYTPSPEAQFPVPVEQAYTVAKWVGAHGAEISLDAGRLAVAGDSVGGDMTAAVTLMAKQRGGPHFRQQVMLYPVTDANFDTASYYRYAENCWLARPAMKWFWNAYAPKVADRSNPLASPLKATVEQLRGLPPALVITDSDALLDGANSYAAKLRSAGVQVTSSHYSGVTHDFMMLNALRDTQANKQAVAQTTATLHEALYAPTPPVAGK, encoded by the coding sequence ATGAGAGCGATACGCAGCTTGCCCAAGGGCCGCCGCCTGCGCCACGTCGCCGTGGTAGCACTCCTGACCGCGACAGCCACCACGATGAGCGCCTGCGGCACCGCCCGTGACGGTGCCGTCTCCGGTGCCGACCGCGACATGGCGGCGGTGGCCAAGGACGCCAAGTACGTGGCGTGCGGCAACCCGCCGCAGAAGCTGGAGACGATCGACCAGGAATTCCTGGACCAGCTCGCGGCCGCCGGCGGCAAGCCGCTGTACGACCTGTCGTACCCGGCCGCCCGGGACGTGCTGAACAAGCTCCAGGCGGGCCCCGTCCCGATGCGGCCCGCGCAGATCACCCAGCGCACCGTGCCGGGCGGCCCTACCGGCCCGGTCAACGTGCACATCGTGCGCCCCGCGGGCGTCAAGGGGACGCTGCCCGGCATCGTCTACATCCACGGCGGCGGCTGGGTGCTCGGCAACTTCAAGACCCACGAGCGCCTCGTCCGCGCACTCGCCGACGGCGCCCGCGCCGAGGTCGTGTTCGTCGACTACACGCCTTCTCCCGAGGCCCAGTTCCCGGTCCCGGTCGAGCAGGCCTACACCGTCGCCAAGTGGGTCGGCGCCCACGGCGCCGAGATCAGCCTGGACGCCGGCCGACTGGCCGTCGCCGGTGACTCCGTCGGTGGCGACATGACCGCCGCGGTCACGCTGATGGCCAAGCAGCGCGGTGGCCCGCACTTCCGCCAGCAGGTCATGCTCTACCCGGTCACCGACGCCAACTTCGACACGGCGTCGTACTACCGATACGCGGAGAACTGCTGGCTCGCCCGCCCCGCCATGAAGTGGTTCTGGAACGCTTACGCACCGAAGGTCGCCGACCGCTCCAACCCGCTGGCCTCACCCCTCAAGGCAACCGTCGAACAGCTGCGCGGTCTGCCGCCGGCCCTGGTGATCACCGACTCCGACGCGCTGCTGGACGGGGCCAACTCCTACGCCGCGAAGCTGAGGTCGGCAGGGGTGCAGGTGACCTCGTCGCACTACAGCGGAGTCACCCACGACTTCATGATGCTGAACGCGCTGCGTGACACGCAGGCCAACAAGCAGGCGGTCGCCCAGACCACGGCAACCCTGCACGAAGCGCTCTACGCGCCGACGCCCCCCGTCGCCGGCAAGTGA
- a CDS encoding NUDIX hydrolase: MQWTKQNEQTVYANRWFSVNLADVELPDGRHLDHFLIRLRPVAVATVVNEANEVLLLWRHRFITDSWGWELAAGVVEDGEDIAVAAARELEEETGWRPGPLRHLMSVEPSNGLTDARHHIFWADEGAYIGHPVDDFESDRREWVPLKLVPDMVARGEVPAANMAAALLLLHHLRLGQDALPRSIPPRRPER; encoded by the coding sequence GTGCAGTGGACGAAACAGAACGAACAAACTGTGTACGCAAACCGCTGGTTCAGCGTCAATCTCGCAGATGTCGAGCTGCCGGACGGTCGGCATCTCGATCACTTCTTGATACGGCTGCGTCCCGTGGCCGTGGCCACGGTGGTGAACGAGGCCAATGAGGTGCTGCTCCTGTGGCGGCACCGCTTCATCACCGACAGCTGGGGCTGGGAACTCGCGGCGGGCGTCGTCGAGGACGGCGAGGACATCGCCGTCGCGGCGGCCCGCGAACTCGAGGAGGAGACCGGCTGGCGACCGGGACCCCTGCGCCATCTGATGAGCGTCGAGCCCTCCAACGGGCTCACCGACGCCCGGCACCACATCTTCTGGGCCGACGAAGGCGCGTACATCGGACACCCCGTGGACGACTTCGAGTCCGACCGTCGGGAATGGGTTCCCCTCAAGCTCGTCCCCGACATGGTCGCCCGCGGCGAGGTCCCGGCCGCCAATATGGCTGCCGCGCTACTCCTCCTGCATCACCTCAGGCTCGGGCAGGACGCCTTGCCCCGATCCATCCCCCCACGGCGTCCTGAGCGTTAG
- a CDS encoding transcriptional regulator has product MQPNTLLDAILDEAGISHAGLAAHVNQAGRARGLALRYEHTAVARWLKGQRPRGQVPDLICEVLAGRLHRPVTLDDIGLGVPGEPSAPHGTSLSGFVERATALWRSDEQQRPHLLGAPAVTGTPAVMPVWEWENPPEDVDVSRGGRHHVSMADIEMLRAARAHYEQMYRKAGGVATRSRIVGFLNAETAPLLRGSYPDATGRQLHRATGGLVAIAGICAYDSDAHGLAQRYFHQALRLAKASGDRGLGAYVIALLVNQALFMREHRQAVAFAEAALRAAGRHITPALASDLYAMQAKAYAHLGDGSSALSCIRRAEQAAERIRRGYEPDETGYVQPGLVNVQVAEALLSLGDLVAAAAHAEAAVDTPAHDRGRVHRLAMLSQIELRQGNADKAVATAVQMAEQARGMESQRLRDRLRAVRDHLVRSGCAGTAEAAELIDGALRVPL; this is encoded by the coding sequence ATGCAGCCCAACACTCTGCTCGACGCGATACTCGACGAGGCCGGCATCTCGCACGCCGGACTCGCCGCGCATGTCAACCAGGCGGGGAGGGCACGCGGCCTCGCGCTCAGATACGAACACACGGCCGTGGCACGGTGGTTGAAAGGGCAACGCCCGCGCGGCCAGGTGCCCGACCTGATCTGCGAAGTGCTCGCGGGGCGCCTGCACCGGCCCGTCACCCTGGACGACATCGGCCTCGGCGTGCCCGGCGAGCCGTCCGCCCCGCACGGCACCTCGCTCTCCGGTTTCGTGGAGCGCGCCACCGCCCTGTGGCGCTCCGACGAACAGCAGCGCCCGCACCTCCTCGGCGCCCCGGCCGTCACCGGAACGCCCGCCGTGATGCCCGTGTGGGAGTGGGAGAACCCGCCCGAGGACGTAGACGTCTCACGCGGCGGCCGCCACCACGTGAGCATGGCCGACATCGAGATGCTGCGCGCGGCCCGCGCCCACTACGAGCAGATGTACCGCAAGGCGGGCGGGGTGGCGACCCGCAGCCGGATCGTCGGTTTCCTCAACGCGGAGACCGCGCCCCTGCTGCGCGGCAGCTACCCCGACGCCACCGGCCGCCAACTCCACCGTGCGACGGGCGGCCTCGTCGCCATCGCGGGGATCTGCGCCTACGACTCCGACGCGCACGGGCTCGCCCAGCGCTACTTCCACCAGGCGCTGCGGCTGGCGAAGGCCAGCGGGGACCGGGGTCTTGGGGCGTACGTCATAGCGCTGCTGGTCAACCAGGCGCTGTTCATGCGCGAGCACCGGCAGGCCGTCGCCTTCGCGGAGGCCGCGCTGCGCGCCGCCGGGCGGCACATCACCCCGGCGCTCGCCTCGGACCTCTACGCCATGCAGGCGAAGGCGTACGCACACCTCGGCGACGGCAGCAGCGCGCTGTCCTGCATCCGGCGTGCCGAACAGGCCGCCGAGCGCATCCGGCGCGGCTACGAACCGGACGAGACCGGCTATGTCCAGCCCGGTCTGGTCAACGTTCAGGTGGCGGAGGCACTGCTGAGCCTCGGTGACCTGGTGGCCGCCGCGGCGCACGCCGAGGCGGCCGTGGACACTCCGGCGCACGACCGGGGGCGCGTGCACCGTCTCGCGATGCTCAGTCAGATCGAGCTGCGGCAGGGGAATGCCGACAAGGCGGTGGCCACCGCCGTCCAAATGGCCGAGCAGGCCCGGGGAATGGAGTCCCAGCGGCTGCGCGACAGACTGCGCGCGGTACGCGACCACCTGGTGCGCAGCGGCTGTGCGGGCACGGCCGAGGCCGCCGAACTCATCGACGGAGCACTGCGCGTACCGCTGTAG
- a CDS encoding PP2C family protein-serine/threonine phosphatase, producing MTCPLAQRHGIEARIVTSAVFFAVGTGLILHVRRALLRELRQIRKVAGAAQSVLLRPLPPRIDGLSIAAAQLSADHGANIGGDLYEVIATEHGVRVVMGDVRGHGLGAIGTVAAVLGSFREAAHDEPELACVLRRLERALARHLRERARAEHPSAGPAPDSPVAEEFVTVLLLEIRRDGEVYALNCGHPSPYRLGTGRVEPLTGAEPLPPLGPFPLPAELAADRCGRLLPGEALFLHTDGVEDARDPHGRFFPLPATLAEAVRTQPVSPQTVLRAVFTRLLRHTGGRPADDVAVLILRNDRSRVPTQHGCTVARHIG from the coding sequence ATGACCTGCCCGCTCGCCCAGCGGCACGGCATCGAGGCGCGGATCGTCACCAGCGCCGTCTTCTTCGCCGTCGGCACCGGGCTGATCCTCCACGTCAGACGGGCGCTGCTGCGGGAGCTGAGGCAGATCCGCAAGGTCGCGGGCGCCGCCCAGAGCGTGCTGCTGCGACCGCTGCCTCCACGCATCGACGGTCTCAGCATCGCCGCCGCCCAGCTCTCCGCCGACCATGGCGCGAACATCGGCGGCGACCTGTACGAGGTGATCGCCACCGAGCACGGTGTACGGGTCGTCATGGGCGACGTGCGCGGACACGGCCTCGGCGCCATCGGAACCGTCGCCGCCGTTCTCGGCAGCTTCCGCGAGGCCGCGCACGACGAACCCGAACTCGCCTGTGTGCTCCGGCGGCTGGAACGCGCCCTGGCCCGGCATCTGCGCGAGCGGGCGCGCGCCGAACACCCCTCGGCGGGCCCGGCACCCGACAGCCCGGTCGCCGAGGAGTTCGTCACCGTACTGCTCCTGGAGATCCGCCGTGACGGCGAGGTGTACGCCCTCAACTGCGGTCACCCGTCGCCGTACCGACTCGGCACCGGTCGCGTGGAACCACTCACGGGAGCCGAACCGCTGCCCCCGCTCGGCCCGTTCCCGCTCCCCGCCGAACTGGCGGCCGACCGGTGCGGCCGACTCCTCCCCGGCGAGGCACTGTTCCTGCACACCGACGGCGTGGAGGACGCCCGCGACCCCCACGGCCGCTTCTTCCCCCTGCCCGCCACGCTCGCCGAGGCCGTCCGTACCCAGCCCGTCTCCCCGCAGACCGTGCTGAGGGCGGTCTTCACCCGCCTGCTGCGCCACACCGGTGGCAGACCGGCGGACGACGTGGCCGTACTGATCCTCCGCAACGACCGCAGCCGAGTCCCGACACAGCACGGCTGCACCGTTGCCCGCCACATCGGGTGA